The Pseudomonas sp. MPC6 nucleotide sequence TGCCCGAATCCTTCATACCAGGTTACCCGTCATGGATCTGGCGGCTGGCGGCGGGAACGGACGGGGCTGTCATGGGCCAGTTGCACACGCGGCTGCTGGCCAACGCCGTCGATATCGCGAACGGTGACCTCAGCCCGTTGTGCGAGGCCGCCAGCGCTCACGCCGTGACGATCGTGTGCGGTATCGATGAATGCGACCGGCGCAATGGCGGCGGTACGCTCTACAACAGCGTAGTCGTAATCGGCCCCGACGGCGAAGTGCTCAACCGCCACCGCAAGCTGATGCCAACCAATCCCGAGCGCATGGTGCATGGCTTCGGTGATGCATCCGGGTTGCGCACGGTCGATACACCGGTCGGCCGCGTGGGTACGCTCATCTGCTGGGAAAACTACATGCCGCTGGCCCGCTATTCCCTATATGCCCAAGGGGTGGAGATCTACGTCGCCCCCACCTACGACACGGGCGACGGCTGGATCAGCACCCTGCGCCACATCGCACTCGAAGGCCGCTGTTGGGTGCTCGGCAGCGGCACCGTACTGCGCGGCAGTGACATCCCCGACGACTTTCCGGCCCGTGCGCAGCTGTTTGCCGATCCGGACGAATGGATCAACGACGGCGACTCGGTGGTGGTCAGTCCTCAAGGCCGGGTCGTGGCCGGTCCGCTGCACCGCGAGGCTGGCATTCTGTATGCGGACATCGACGTCGCACTCGTGGCACCCGCGCGACGGGCGCTCGACGTCACCGGGCACTACGCGCGCCCGGATATTTTCGACCTCCAGGTACGACGCACGCCGGCGACAGCGGTGCGCTACATCGACGAGTGAAGTCAGGCAAGGTTCCGGCGATCCATGCCCTCTGCGGCGGTATCGCTTGACCAATGATCGAGGAGTCATGCAATGAACAATGAACGGTCGTACCAGGGCAGTTGTTTTTGCGGCGCAGTCGAATTCACCGTCCGCGGCGAGCCCGCCGCGATGGGCTATTGCCACTGCGAATCCTGTCGGCACTGGTCGGCAGGGCCAGTGAATGCCTTCACCCTGTGGAAACCCGAGGCGCTGCAAGTGACTCGGGGGGCAGACAACATCGGCACCTACAACAAGACAGCGCAGAGTTACCGCAGGTGGTGCAAGACGTGCGGCGGGCACCTCTTCACCGAACACCCGGGGATGGGGCTGATCGACGTGTATGCCGCGCTGATCCCGGAGCTCGCCTACTCGCCAGGCGTTCACGTGCACTATCAGGAGACCGTGCTGCGCATCAAGGATGGGTTGCCCAAGCTGAAGGATGTCCCCAAGGAACTGGGGGGATCGGGCATCAGCCTGGACGAATAACGCAAGGCTGGCGGGCGGGCGGTCAGTGATCCATCCGATATTCACTACGCCCGCCCTGCGCCCGGCTATGATCTACAGGATCCAGCCTCGCCGACGGTCGTTGCTGCGACCCGTCCCGCTTTTTCTTCCCCCGGGAGAAGCGCCATGCGTGTTAGCTATTGCTTCAGCGCAATCCTGCTCGCCGTGCTGTCTTTGCCCGGTGGTTCGGACGAGGGCGGGTTCTTCATCACCCAGGCATTGGCCGCCACCCCCGAGGCCGGTGCCGCAGGCGCTGCGCCCGCACCCGAACCGACTGCACCGGCCGAGGCGGTCTTCAAGCCGGAAGAACTCGACCAGATGCTGGCGCCGCTGGCCTTGTTTCCGGACTCGTTACTGGCCCAAGTCCTGATGGCGGCGACTTATCCGGGCGATGTCGCCGACGCGGTGGCCTGGTCCAAGGCGCATCCGGACAGCAGCGGTGACGCCGCGGTGCGGCAAGTGGCGAATGAACCCTGGGATCCGAGCGTGCAATCGCTGGTCGCCTTCCCGGCAGCGCTGGTGATGCTGGGTCAGGATCCGGCCTGGGTGCAGCGCGTGGGCGACGCCTTCCTCGCGCAGCCCAACGCCGTGATGGATTCGGTGCAACGCCTGCGTCGCCAGGCGCAAGCCGCCGGCCACCTCGAATCCAACGCGCAACAGCGCGTCACCGTGCAGCCCGCCGTGCCAGCACCGGCACCGGCACCGGCACCGACCAATTCGACCGTGGTGGTGCAGCAACCTGCGGCCACCCAGACCATCATCATCGAGCCGGCCCAGCCGCAGACCGTCTACGTGCCGAGCTACAACCCGAGCGTGGTCTACGGCACCTGGGCCTATCCGTCCTACCCGCCGGCGTACTATCCGCCACCGCCGGGTTACTACCTCGGCACCGCGCTCGCCGCCGGCCTCGCCTTCGGCGCTGGCGTGGCTATCGTCGACTCGCTCTGGGGCGACTGCGACTGGGGCCGCGGCGACATCGACATCGACGTCAACCGCTACAACAACATCAACACCAACCGCCAGATCAACGCCAACCAGAACAATTGGAAACACAACTCGATCAACCGTGACGGCGTGCCCTACCGCGATAGTGTGAACCGCGAGCAGAATAGCCGGCGTCTGGCCGGCAGCGAACAGCGCGACGCTTTCCGCGGCCGCGATCCGGTGCGGGCCTCCGAGCGCGAGCGCGCCAACCAGGCGCTGGCGCAACGCGGCATCGAACCCGCGGCTACCAGCAATCGCCAGGCGCGCGAGCGGGCCCAGGCCGCGAGCCGCGACCTGGACCAACAACCGCAGGTGCGCGAACGCGCGCAAGCCAGTGCGCAGGCGCGCCAAGATACCCAGGCCAACGCGCAGAAGCGCGAGCAGGCGCAGGCCAATGTACAGGCGCGTCAAAATACTCAAGCCGGTGCGCAAAAGCGCGAGCAGGCGCAAGCCGGTGCGCAGGCGCGCCAGAAGACTCAGGCCGGTGCGCAGCAGCGCCAGGGCACGCCAGACAATCCAAAGGTCCGCCAGCAAGCGCGTCAGCAACAGGCCAGCACCCAAGGGCCGCGCAACAATGCCTTCGCCGGCGCCAGCAACCCCTCGCAATCGCGATTGCAAGCCAGCCGCGGCCAGGCCAGTCACGTTTCCGCCAGTCGGCCGCGCGCGGAGCGCGCCAGTGGTCATACCGTACAACGCCCGGCCCGGGCACCGTCCCGGGGCGGTGGCAATCGGCGCTGACAGGAGACTCGCCATGAAGGCTGCTTTGCGTATTTTCCCGATTACGCTGCTGGCGATCCTGGCCCTGGACGCGCGCGCGCAGCAGGCCTTTCCCAGTCCGGATGCCGCCGCCGAGGCCCTGGTCGCCGCGCTCGGCACCCGACAGGCCGATCAAGCACGCCTCGCGGCCCTGCTCGGGGCTGACTGGCGCGCCTATATACCGCTCGAAGGCATCGACCGCGACGATGTCGATGCCTTCATCGCCCACTACCGGGAACAACACAGCATCCGGCCCGACGGGCAAGGCCAGGCGCACCTGGTGGTCGGCACCGACCCCTGGACCTTGCCGCTGCCGATCATGCAGGGCAAACATGGCTGGGCCTTCAACGCCAAGGCCGGTGGCGAGGAGATCCGCGAGCGTCGCATCGGTCGCAACGAACTGGCCACCGTGCAATCGGCGTTGGCCTACTACGATGCCCAGATGGACTACGCCGCGGTCGACCGCGACGGCGACGGCGTGCTCGAGTACGCGCAAAAATTCATCAGCAGCAACGGCAAGCATGATGGCCTGTACTGGGCCGAGGAGCCCGGGATGGAACAGAGTCCGCTCGGCCCTTTGTTCGGCGACGCCAAACCCGGCGACGACTGGCATGGCTATCAGTACCGTATCCTCGACGCGCAGGGACCCTCGGCGCCGGGCGGCGCCTACAGCTACAAGCTCGGCGACAACATGAGCCGCGGCTTTGCCCTGGTCGCCTGGCCGGCGAAGTACGGCGACAGCGGCGTAATGAGCTTCATGATCAGCCACGAGGGCGAGCTGTTCCAGAAAGACCAGGGCCCGGACAGCGCGAAACTGTCGACGTCCATGCACCGCTTCGATCCCGACAGCAGCTGGAGCGATGTCGATGAGCAACCCGGGCTTTGAGCGCGGTGGCGGGAATGCCCCCTGACGTCGTTCTCAGCCATCGCCTGGTAGCCTGCCAGGCCCACCGGGCTCAAGTACCGCGTCCGTTTGGCCCTGCTCACGCCCACGTTTTCCCGAGCCGTTCCAGACCGGACTTTTGCAGATCCTGCGGACTCATCACAATACGGAACTTGCAGCTGGCGTTGAAGTTGAGAAAAAAGGGTTCCGCTAAAGCCGGGATATCGGAAGGGTCTTGCACGTCGACCAGAAAGATCCCGCCGCGCATGCCATCCTGCTCGGTAAAGTACGCCGCCTCCGGCTTGATGCTTTGCAGAATACGCTCGATAACCTTGCCCACCTCCCCGGCTTTGACAAGGGTGTTGAAGGGTTCATTAGGGCACTCGACCATAAGTAACATCTTCATCATTCGATCCTCTGTTCAACGTGCAACCCTATCGCCAGATCGCGGCTTCTGGCGCTCATGCCGCCAGCGTCGCGGTACCTGTCGTCAAGAATAGCCAAGCACGAGCCAACCCTCGTGCAGGGTTACGGGCGGTCATCAGGCAGGGTCGGGGAAGACGGCGCGAGGGAAAACGGGATCAGCGCCGGGGGATTGCCAAATGGAGTTGCCCTGTAGGAGCGAGCTTGCTCGCGATGGACGTCAACGATACCGCGTTAATTCTGGATAAACGCGTCGTCCTCGAGACCATCGCGAGCAAGCTCGCTCCTACAGAAAAGCGCGAGGCTGATTACGCAAACTTGATGGTGCCGCCCGGGATATCGTCTCGAGCCAAGCGCAAGTCGCAGGCGTCCTGATTGAGCTGGTGAATCAGGTTGAGCAACCGCTGGCGCAACAGTTCGTCTTTGAGTTGCTCGGCTGCGCGCATGATATCCAGCGCGGCGTTCTCATTGTTGCTGGCGACGGAGTCGAGCAGTTTGCGCATGCTCCTTGATGGCCGATTCATCTGTTGCCTCCCTGGTTTTGATAGACGCGAATCATAGGGGGCGAATGTTTCGGCAATGTTACTCCTCGGAACGCCCCGTGGCGTCACGATCGCGCTCGTAGTGCCTGGTGAGCGCAAACGGCGGCAACCAGGACTCGCGACGCACGGTCCAGCTTTCGTAAGTGGGCCTCAGTTGGTCAGGGGCATCCAGGGATCCCAGGTTCACTTCGATTTCGTCGCCGGTGCGGGCGAACACCGATGAGCCGCAGCGGGGGCAAAAATACCGCCCGGCATAGTCACGTGTTTCGCCCTCGATCGTCACCGCGTCCTGCGGGAAGATCGCCGAAGCGTGAAAAAGCGCCCCATGGTGCTTGCGGCAATCGAGACAGTGACAAAGGCCGACCCGGTAGGGGCGCCCTGTCGCCTCGATCCGGACGTTGCCGCACAGGCAACCGCCGGTGAATCGGTCCATGCTGCGTCTCCTCTGGAATCAGGCGATCAACCCACCCCGCCGGCCCATGAACAAGGCTGCCCGCGGCCCAGGCAAACGCTGATCAGCCTTTTACAGCCGCTTCGATCGCAGCGATGTCGATCTTGCGCATCTGCATCATGGCGTCGAATGCGCGCTTGGCCACTGCTTGATCGGGGTTGGTCACCGCGCTCGTCAGCACCCGTGGCGAGATCTGCCATGACAGTCCCCACTTGTCCTTGCACCAGCCGCAGGCACTTTCCTGGCCGCCGTTACCGACGATCGCGTTCCACAAGCGGTCCGTTTCGGCCTGGTCATCGGTCGCCACCTGGAACGAAAACGCCTCGTTGTGCTTGAACGCCGAGCCCCCGTTGAGTCCGACACAAGGGATGCCCATCACCGTGAAATCGACCGTCAACACATCGCCCTGCTTGCCCGCCGGATAGTCGCCAGGCGCGCGATGGACGGCGCCCACGGCGCTGTCGGGAAACGTCTTCGCATAGAACGTCGCAGCGTCCAGTGCGGTGCCGTCGTACCAGAGACAAATCGTATTCTTGCTGAGCATCCTGGTTCTCCAGAATCGGGAGTGAGATAGGCAGTCTAGCAGCCCAGGCAACGAGCACAGCTTTGCAGGCACCCGTGGACGGTCCTGGAGATCTGGCCTCAATCGCATACGTTATGCCGACGGTCTGGTGGCACGCCGGATACCTGTCGAGTGGTGTTGGCGGGGTGTCGAAATTAATCGCCAGCGCGATCAACCCGTGCTCAGGACCAACGACCTCGCACGACCAGCCCCAGCAATTCTCGATGCCCGCTGACGCCGGTTTTTCGATAAAGCCGCTTGATGTAGGTAGCGGCGCTTGAGTGCTGGATGCCCATCAGGGGCGCGATGTCTTCCGCCCCCAGGCCACTGAGCAAATGCCTGAGCAGTTCACGGTCCCGACGAGTCAGTTCAGGATAAAGTTGCTCAACCCGTTGACTCAGCAAAGACGGCATCTGATTGGCTTCGATATAGGCACGATAGTGCAAGCGCGTAACTTGAATCAGTAACGGCGCAACCGACTCGATAAATTCGATTTCGCGCTGATTGAAGTTGCCGTGCTCGCGCCCTCGATAGAAATTGATCGACAGCCAGCCCCCGCCCTCCTCCTGATGATTGAGCAAGGCCATGCGTTGGGAGATTTGCGGCTGCTCATAGCAGACTCGACGATAGTCACGATGGGTGATGTCTTCGACCGACTGCAGCTGCGCCAGGATTCGTGCACCTCCGTATTTCGCCTTGTGACCGAGCATCGCCTGGCGGTTGCCATCCAGGCTGTGAAAACGCTCGACATAATCCCGGGAAATACGCGATATCTGCACCAGTCTGGCCTGGTCGGAGCACGACAACACCTGCGGCTCCTGGCCCTCGGGATAAGCGAACACAGTGCATTGCGCCAGCGGCATTACCCCGCGCACCAACGTCAGTAACTCAGCCGCCAGCCAGGTCCGGCAGTCCTCGCCCACCCGAGCCAACAGATGGGCGATTTGTCCCGTCGTCAACGGGACCTGGTGGTAAACGGTGGTGAGCGGCCAGTGGTTCATTCAGGGATCAATTCGCGCGTTGAAGATTGGCGTTCGTGGGGCAGTGCCCGCACCAGTATGGCAGCTACCAGTAACAGCAGCGCCGCGTACAGACAACCGGCCGTATAGGTATGGGTCAGGTCTTTGAGCCAGCCGACCACCAGGGGGTTGAGGGCCGACCCCAGATTACCCACGGCGTTGATCACCGCGATACCCACTGCCCGGGCTTGAAAACTCAATGAGCGATCCGGCAGGGTCCAGAAAATCGACATGGCCGTGTAGGAACCCGTCGCCGCCATGCAGACCCCGGCCAGTTGCACGATCGGCTCGCTCGACAGGGCCGTGCAGCACCAGCCCGCAGCGGCCATCAGCATCGGCAGCGCGAGGTGCCAGCGCCGTTCCTGGGTCAGGTCCGAATGTCGACCCCAGAGGAGCATGCCCACAATGGTGCATACCTGAGGAATGGCCGACAACAATCCGATCAGCGTATTGCTCTGTCCAGCGCTGAAACTCTTGACGATCAACGGCGTCCAGACCGCGATCATCGCCAGGGTGTTGACCAGGCAAAAGTACACCAGACAGAACAGCAGCACCGCTGGCGACAGCAACTCGCGTCCCCAGTGAGCGTGGGGGGAAGGTGCCTGGCGGTCCTGCTCCAGCAACTCGGCCAGCTGCAGTTTCTCATCGGCGCTCAGCCAGCGTGCCTGGCGCGGCTTATCGTCCAGATAACCGTACACCGCCAGGCCGAGTACGACGCTGGGCAATCCTTCGAGAAGAAACAGCCATTGCCAGCCTGCGAGTCCCCAATGGCCATCCAGGCCCAAAATGGCGCCGGACAAGACCGAACCAAAGCCCGCGGTAAACGGCATGGCGATCATGAACAGCGCATTGGCCCGGGCCCGGTACGCCGCCGGAAACCAGAACGTCATGTACAGCAGTACACCAGGCAGAAACCCTGCCTCGGTGATGCCTACCAACGCACGCAACCAATACAGGCTGGCTGCGTCATGGGCAAACAGGGTGGCGGTCGACGCCACGCCCCAGGCAATCATCAGGCTGCCGATCCAGCGCCGGGCGCCAAGTTTCGCCAGGACCATGTTGCTGGGGATGCCGCACGCAATGTAGGCCAGGTAGAAAATCGTGGTTGCCATGCCGAACTGGGTACTGCTCAACCCCAGGTCGTCCATCATCGTCAGCCCGGCAAACCCGATATTGATACGGTCCAGAAATGAAAAAACGAAACAGATGAACAGAAACCACAGCAGGCGTTTCGAGACTTTGGCGATGACCGGCGGATGAGCGCCGGCCTCCTCGCCAGGGGTCACAGCAGGACGGGATGGCATAGGGTGATCCTGTTTTTGTAATTATTGGCTGAAACCAGGTGTTACAGGTCCTGCACGGAGCACTCGACCAGCGCGTCGAAACGCTCGGCATCGTTCAGTGCCTCGGCCGCCAGCAGCGCCAATTTGACCAGGAACAACTCGCTGTCGTTACCCGTACGGTCGATCGCCTCGGCGAGCCGATCGTAGACGCGCTCCAGGTCTGCCACATTCATCGACTGGCTCATGCTTGGTGACTCCCGTTGTGGCCAAGGGCCTGGTTTAATCCATGGCGCAAACGCTCGCCATCCAGATGCAGCCAGCGGGCGCAGACATGCTGGTCCGGGCGTGCCAGGTACGCGGCGCCTGCGTGCTGCACGCCATAACGCGTGCTGAACAGACCGTCGGTATCTGGCAGCGTCAGGTCGGCGCGTTGCACCTGACTGACGCCGTTCATGGCGATCGCGATCACTTGTATCGGCAGCCCCTGACGGCGCAGCGCCTGGACCTGGGCATCGACGTCGGCATCAAGTACCGCCGAGTCAGTGAAGCAAATCAGATGGAAGGCAGGCGCCAGCTCGTCGAACAAATAGCGCTGCTCGGCCAGGCGAACATTGAGCAACGGCGCACCGTTGCGCGGCCCCCCGGTGAACAGCAGGTTATCGTCGGCCACCGCGTTAAGTTGCGAATCGGCGTAGTCGTGAGCCCTTGAGGTCCGCCAGTGATACAACGGGCGCACGAACTCCCGAGTCAATGACAGCGACAGCACCGCATCACGTAACAGTCGATAGCCGCGAGTGGGAGGCGCCATGAACCGCGTGCTCTTGCCTGCCTCCTCAATGATTTCCCGAGCAGCCTTGACTCGCTCGTCACTGTAGGAAGCCAGCAGCCCGGCACCGGCCAGGCCTTTGATGTGCAGGGCCAGTTTCCAGCCCAGGTCGTGGCAATCCTGGAACCCGGTATTGGCACCGCGCACGCCGAAAATCGGTAACAGGTGCGCCGCGTCTCCGGCAAAAATCACGCGGTCATTGATGTACTGCGCCAGGGTCAGCGCCCGGGCTGAATACACCGAACTCCAATCCAGCTCCCAAACCGGGTTCTCGACGCCGAGCATCGCCAATTGCGCATCGATACGCTCACGCAACGAGTCGGGGTGCAGCGCCTGCTCGGGCGTTTCGTCCACGGGCAACTGGTAATCGATGCGCCAGATATCGCCGGGCTCGCGGTGCATCAACACGGTGTTGCCGGGATTCCAGGAGGGATCGAAAAATGCCAGGCGTTCAGTCGGCAGATCGAGCTTGATGCGGATGTCGGCAATCACGAACCGCCCTTCATAGGACGCCCCTTCAAGCTTGAGCCCCAGCAACGAGCGCAGTCCGGATCGGGCGCCATCAGCGGCCACCACCCAATCGGTCTCCAGGCTATAGGTATCGCCCGGGGTATCGACTT carries:
- a CDS encoding DUF2783 domain-containing protein translates to MSQSMNVADLERVYDRLAEAIDRTGNDSELFLVKLALLAAEALNDAERFDALVECSVQDL
- a CDS encoding DUF3300 domain-containing protein gives rise to the protein MRVSYCFSAILLAVLSLPGGSDEGGFFITQALAATPEAGAAGAAPAPEPTAPAEAVFKPEELDQMLAPLALFPDSLLAQVLMAATYPGDVADAVAWSKAHPDSSGDAAVRQVANEPWDPSVQSLVAFPAALVMLGQDPAWVQRVGDAFLAQPNAVMDSVQRLRRQAQAAGHLESNAQQRVTVQPAVPAPAPAPAPTNSTVVVQQPAATQTIIIEPAQPQTVYVPSYNPSVVYGTWAYPSYPPAYYPPPPGYYLGTALAAGLAFGAGVAIVDSLWGDCDWGRGDIDIDVNRYNNINTNRQINANQNNWKHNSINRDGVPYRDSVNREQNSRRLAGSEQRDAFRGRDPVRASERERANQALAQRGIEPAATSNRQARERAQAASRDLDQQPQVRERAQASAQARQDTQANAQKREQAQANVQARQNTQAGAQKREQAQAGAQARQKTQAGAQQRQGTPDNPKVRQQARQQQASTQGPRNNAFAGASNPSQSRLQASRGQASHVSASRPRAERASGHTVQRPARAPSRGGGNRR
- a CDS encoding panthothenate synthetase — translated: MKMLLMVECPNEPFNTLVKAGEVGKVIERILQSIKPEAAYFTEQDGMRGGIFLVDVQDPSDIPALAEPFFLNFNASCKFRIVMSPQDLQKSGLERLGKTWA
- a CDS encoding LuxR C-terminal-related transcriptional regulator, with protein sequence MNHWPLTTVYHQVPLTTGQIAHLLARVGEDCRTWLAAELLTLVRGVMPLAQCTVFAYPEGQEPQVLSCSDQARLVQISRISRDYVERFHSLDGNRQAMLGHKAKYGGARILAQLQSVEDITHRDYRRVCYEQPQISQRMALLNHQEEGGGWLSINFYRGREHGNFNQREIEFIESVAPLLIQVTRLHYRAYIEANQMPSLLSQRVEQLYPELTRRDRELLRHLLSGLGAEDIAPLMGIQHSSAATYIKRLYRKTGVSGHRELLGLVVRGRWS
- a CDS encoding FAD-dependent monooxygenase, which encodes MHQPQVVPHQSLYFPYQVYPAFVPSQGILNRSPVVIVGAGPIGLTLALELARYGVRTTVLAAEQQVCEGSRAIVFTRRSMEIFQQVGVSEAVTGQGLPWRFGNSYYRGQRVFRMEAPVDPHDRFAPMTNLQQQYLEQHLVEAAQAQPLIEVRWGNKVIDIEQGVDHAVLQVDTPGDTYSLETDWVVAADGARSGLRSLLGLKLEGASYEGRFVIADIRIKLDLPTERLAFFDPSWNPGNTVLMHREPGDIWRIDYQLPVDETPEQALHPDSLRERIDAQLAMLGVENPVWELDWSSVYSARALTLAQYINDRVIFAGDAAHLLPIFGVRGANTGFQDCHDLGWKLALHIKGLAGAGLLASYSDERVKAAREIIEEAGKSTRFMAPPTRGYRLLRDAVLSLSLTREFVRPLYHWRTSRAHDYADSQLNAVADDNLLFTGGPRNGAPLLNVRLAEQRYLFDELAPAFHLICFTDSAVLDADVDAQVQALRRQGLPIQVIAIAMNGVSQVQRADLTLPDTDGLFSTRYGVQHAGAAYLARPDQHVCARWLHLDGERLRHGLNQALGHNGSHQA
- a CDS encoding carbon-nitrogen hydrolase family protein, encoding MTKVAIIQRPPVLLDRSATIARAVQSVAEAAAASASLIVLPESFIPGYPSWIWRLAAGTDGAVMGQLHTRLLANAVDIANGDLSPLCEAASAHAVTIVCGIDECDRRNGGGTLYNSVVVIGPDGEVLNRHRKLMPTNPERMVHGFGDASGLRTVDTPVGRVGTLICWENYMPLARYSLYAQGVEIYVAPTYDTGDGWISTLRHIALEGRCWVLGSGTVLRGSDIPDDFPARAQLFADPDEWINDGDSVVVSPQGRVVAGPLHREAGILYADIDVALVAPARRALDVTGHYARPDIFDLQVRRTPATAVRYIDE
- a CDS encoding DUF2950 domain-containing protein; translation: MKAALRIFPITLLAILALDARAQQAFPSPDAAAEALVAALGTRQADQARLAALLGADWRAYIPLEGIDRDDVDAFIAHYREQHSIRPDGQGQAHLVVGTDPWTLPLPIMQGKHGWAFNAKAGGEEIRERRIGRNELATVQSALAYYDAQMDYAAVDRDGDGVLEYAQKFISSNGKHDGLYWAEEPGMEQSPLGPLFGDAKPGDDWHGYQYRILDAQGPSAPGGAYSYKLGDNMSRGFALVAWPAKYGDSGVMSFMISHEGELFQKDQGPDSAKLSTSMHRFDPDSSWSDVDEQPGL
- a CDS encoding GFA family protein, yielding MNNERSYQGSCFCGAVEFTVRGEPAAMGYCHCESCRHWSAGPVNAFTLWKPEALQVTRGADNIGTYNKTAQSYRRWCKTCGGHLFTEHPGMGLIDVYAALIPELAYSPGVHVHYQETVLRIKDGLPKLKDVPKELGGSGISLDE
- a CDS encoding GFA family protein, which gives rise to MDRFTGGCLCGNVRIEATGRPYRVGLCHCLDCRKHHGALFHASAIFPQDAVTIEGETRDYAGRYFCPRCGSSVFARTGDEIEVNLGSLDAPDQLRPTYESWTVRRESWLPPFALTRHYERDRDATGRSEE
- a CDS encoding VOC family protein codes for the protein MLSKNTICLWYDGTALDAATFYAKTFPDSAVGAVHRAPGDYPAGKQGDVLTVDFTVMGIPCVGLNGGSAFKHNEAFSFQVATDDQAETDRLWNAIVGNGGQESACGWCKDKWGLSWQISPRVLTSAVTNPDQAVAKRAFDAMMQMRKIDIAAIEAAVKG
- a CDS encoding MFS transporter, which produces MPSRPAVTPGEEAGAHPPVIAKVSKRLLWFLFICFVFSFLDRINIGFAGLTMMDDLGLSSTQFGMATTIFYLAYIACGIPSNMVLAKLGARRWIGSLMIAWGVASTATLFAHDAASLYWLRALVGITEAGFLPGVLLYMTFWFPAAYRARANALFMIAMPFTAGFGSVLSGAILGLDGHWGLAGWQWLFLLEGLPSVVLGLAVYGYLDDKPRQARWLSADEKLQLAELLEQDRQAPSPHAHWGRELLSPAVLLFCLVYFCLVNTLAMIAVWTPLIVKSFSAGQSNTLIGLLSAIPQVCTIVGMLLWGRHSDLTQERRWHLALPMLMAAAGWCCTALSSEPIVQLAGVCMAATGSYTAMSIFWTLPDRSLSFQARAVGIAVINAVGNLGSALNPLVVGWLKDLTHTYTAGCLYAALLLLVAAILVRALPHERQSSTRELIPE